The following nucleotide sequence is from Halictus rubicundus isolate RS-2024b chromosome 7, iyHalRubi1_principal, whole genome shotgun sequence.
gaaattaataatatgacATTAATGTCAAACTATACTTGCAGGCTATATGTTTTCAGTGATATTTCCAATTCCTGTTGATCTCGTAATCATATTGAACTAAACTGTTTAATTACTTATTAAATTATGTTAAATTGTTACTAAACATTTGACGTTTCCACGTTAAATCCGGCATAAGTGTTTCTTCaagaaatataatttcattgtttCCCTTAACTAGTAATATAGAATGAGTTCTTGTACAGTATTCTACGCCAGATATAAAAATTGAACTAAGTTCTTCATACTTTGCTGGACATCGTCGTTGCAGTTCTGCATCTGGTAAATACCTATAAGCATTAAAGTATTCAAAAATAAGTAATGtatgtaaataatattaaaatgtaattcttggttcttttcattaataaataCCTTTCCttcgattttaaaaattttaacaattctTCAATAAGATCTGCTTCCTTTGATACTACAGCGTTATTTACAATACTTTTGAATTTCTCTTTTCCTCCTTCAACTTTTTTGAAAGGAATCTCAAAATTACTATTGCTAAAACCTAATACAGTGTCCTGACTTGTAAAAGGTCCTGTTGATTCTCTAGAACTACTGAGACAATTGACATTTGCAttgctaaataaataaatataaaataacatatTTATCAATAGAACAAATATAGTTTAAAGTTTAAAATTGATTTGCTTACTATAAGTTAATTAAAACCAGACTGTACGTATTGTATGGCCAACCATTTAGATTTTCATTGTGCAGTTTATTTAAATATGAAATTGCAGAATCACTTGAAGTAACGAAGTTAGGTATTAAAAAACCACGACCCTTTTTAGGAGTGTCAGATACACTTTCCTCATTGGGTAAATTTAAGA
It contains:
- the Tango2 gene encoding transport and golgi organization 2 — its product is MCILFIYRNPDANLESYRLIVASNRDEHFKRPTLVAQFWKDHPECLGGIDMEPGKEGGTWLALSVKGKAGVVLNLPNEESVSDTPKKGRGFLIPNFVTSSDSAISYLNKLHNENLNGWPYNTYSLVLINLYNANVNCLSSSRESTGPFTSQDTVLGFSNSNFEIPFKKVEGGKEKFKSIVNNAVVSKEADLIEELLKFLKSKERYLPDAELQRRCPAKYEELSSIFISGVEYCTRTHSILLVKGNNEIIFLEETLMPDLTWKRQMFSNNLT